A genomic region of Lachnoclostridium edouardi contains the following coding sequences:
- a CDS encoding LacI family DNA-binding transcriptional regulator, which translates to MTIKEIAKLAGVSNAAVSRYLNNGYVSDEKKEAIRTVIEQTGFVPSAHAQMLRSRKTRLIGVILPKINSDSTSRTVAGINKVLSAKGFQILLADTENQPEKEIDYLNLFQNHQVDGIILIATIVTAKHRELLKNMDSPVVVIGQKVKEVSCIYNDEVDMAREIALLLPEKGRKHIGCLTVTEKDKAVGKDRLRGFMEAMGEYGLEENVYKEECGFSIEEGRKGAERLLKAHCDIDGIFCATDAIAIGAMEAVREAGKKIPQDISIVGVGNTELSQICSPRLTTAHLHFMTRGMEAARIMLDMLEDGEKVKKQIQLGHKIEKRESV; encoded by the coding sequence GTGACAATTAAAGAAATAGCCAAGCTGGCAGGAGTTTCTAACGCGGCAGTGTCCAGATATTTAAACAACGGATATGTTAGTGACGAAAAGAAAGAGGCAATTCGCACAGTAATTGAACAGACTGGCTTTGTGCCCTCTGCCCACGCCCAAATGTTAAGAAGCAGAAAAACAAGACTGATCGGCGTAATCCTGCCTAAAATCAATTCTGACTCCACCAGCAGAACAGTGGCGGGAATTAATAAGGTGCTTTCTGCCAAGGGATTTCAGATACTGTTAGCAGATACAGAGAATCAGCCGGAAAAGGAAATCGACTATTTAAATTTATTTCAGAACCATCAGGTAGACGGGATTATATTAATTGCAACTATTGTGACGGCAAAACACAGGGAACTGTTAAAAAATATGGACAGTCCTGTAGTAGTGATCGGACAAAAGGTGAAGGAAGTTTCCTGCATATATAATGACGAAGTAGATATGGCCAGGGAAATTGCCTTGCTTCTTCCGGAAAAAGGCAGGAAGCATATTGGCTGCCTGACAGTGACGGAAAAAGATAAGGCGGTGGGAAAAGACAGGCTGAGAGGATTTATGGAGGCAATGGGGGAGTACGGGCTGGAAGAAAACGTATATAAAGAGGAGTGTGGGTTTTCTATAGAGGAAGGCCGCAAGGGGGCGGAAAGGCTGCTGAAGGCTCACTGCGATATAGACGGAATTTTCTGCGCCACAGACGCCATAGCTATTGGTGCCATGGAAGCTGTCAGAGAAGCGGGGAAAAAGATTCCCCAGGATATTAGCATTGTAGGGGTAGGCAATACAGAGCTGTCTCAGATATGCAGTCCCAGATTAACAACAGCTCATTTACATTTTATGACAAGAGGAATGGAGGCGGCCAGAATTATGTTGGACATGCTGGAGGATGGCGAAAAAGTGAAAAAACAAATTCAGCTGGGCCATAAAATTGAAAAAAGAGAATCAGTGTAA
- a CDS encoding ABC transporter substrate-binding protein, whose amino-acid sequence MKIKKFLSVTMAAALAAASLAGCGGGSSSSSESDEKVIKIGVFEPTTGENGGGGFQEVLGIRYANKMHPTVKIGDEEYKVELVEVDNKSDKTEAVNAAQKLVSDKVSVVLGSYGSGVSIAAGQIFADAKIPAIGCSCTNPQVTQGNDYYFRTCFIDPFQGTVMANYAIQNNAKTAAVITQLGDDYSSGLGSFFKSAFIDLGGQVVSEEQFQTNQTDFKAILTNIKAANPDIIFAPSSITTAPLIIKQARELGITATIAAGDTWENSTIIENAGADAEGVVLSTFFDESEPANDEAAAFITGFKEFLKENKQEEIIPAVSALGYDAYLSAITAIEAAGSTDTTAIRDALAGITVDGVTGTISFDENGDAKKDMAFIKTIEDGTFKFLTTTTIQ is encoded by the coding sequence ATGAAAATCAAGAAATTTTTATCTGTTACTATGGCGGCCGCTCTTGCCGCTGCATCCTTAGCCGGCTGTGGAGGCGGCTCCTCATCTTCCTCTGAATCTGATGAGAAGGTAATTAAAATCGGTGTTTTTGAGCCTACCACCGGTGAAAACGGAGGCGGCGGCTTCCAGGAGGTTTTAGGTATCCGCTATGCCAATAAAATGCATCCCACTGTAAAAATCGGAGACGAGGAGTACAAGGTAGAGCTGGTGGAGGTAGACAACAAATCAGATAAAACAGAGGCTGTAAACGCCGCTCAAAAGCTGGTCAGCGATAAGGTTTCTGTAGTTTTGGGAAGCTACGGTTCCGGCGTATCTATTGCAGCAGGACAGATTTTCGCCGACGCCAAAATCCCTGCTATCGGCTGTTCCTGTACAAATCCTCAGGTTACACAGGGAAACGACTACTATTTCCGCACCTGCTTTATTGATCCTTTCCAGGGCACAGTAATGGCCAACTACGCAATTCAAAATAACGCCAAAACAGCTGCAGTTATTACTCAGTTGGGAGACGACTACTCCTCAGGCTTAGGCTCATTCTTTAAATCAGCATTTATTGACTTAGGCGGCCAGGTAGTCAGTGAAGAACAGTTCCAGACGAACCAGACAGACTTTAAGGCCATTCTTACAAATATAAAAGCAGCTAACCCTGATATTATTTTTGCACCGTCCTCTATTACTACTGCTCCTTTGATTATTAAGCAGGCAAGAGAACTGGGAATTACTGCAACAATTGCAGCAGGGGACACATGGGAAAACTCTACAATTATTGAAAATGCAGGCGCTGACGCTGAGGGCGTTGTGCTTTCCACATTCTTTGACGAGTCTGAACCGGCTAACGACGAGGCTGCCGCTTTCATCACCGGATTTAAAGAATTCTTAAAGGAAAACAAACAGGAAGAAATCATTCCTGCAGTTTCTGCTTTAGGCTATGACGCTTACCTTAGCGCCATTACTGCTATTGAAGCAGCCGGTTCTACAGATACTACCGCTATCAGAGACGCCCTTGCAGGAATTACTGTAGACGGCGTAACAGGAACTATTTCCTTTGACGAAAACGGCGACGCCAAGAAAGATATGGCCTTCATTAAGACTATTGAAGACGGCACCTTTAAATTCCTTACAACAACTACTATTCAGTAA
- a CDS encoding branched-chain amino acid ABC transporter permease → MTLTTFLQQCLTGISLGGAYALIAIGYTLVYGILRLINFAHGDIFMMAGYFMIFAMASMPWFIAIPVVLIVTVILGVSIERVAYRPLRSAPRMSVMISAIGVSYLLQNLATYLFTALPKGYPEIPLLKKIYQIGGLSASLVTFLTPVLTLIIVFGLMALINHTKIGMAMRAVSKDYETASLMGIKINRIISFTFAVGSLLAAVGSILYFTDRMTVFPFSGSLPGLKCFVAAVFGGIGSIPGAVIGGFILGLGETALVAMGYSTFSDAFTFILLIVMLLIRPTGLFGEKTTDKV, encoded by the coding sequence ATGACACTGACAACCTTTTTACAGCAATGTCTTACTGGTATTTCTCTAGGCGGCGCTTATGCCCTTATTGCAATCGGCTACACTTTAGTTTACGGCATACTCCGCCTGATTAATTTTGCTCACGGCGATATTTTTATGATGGCCGGCTACTTTATGATTTTTGCTATGGCCAGTATGCCCTGGTTTATTGCAATTCCCGTGGTTTTGATAGTAACAGTAATCTTAGGCGTTTCTATTGAGCGGGTGGCGTACAGACCTTTAAGAAGCGCTCCCAGAATGTCTGTTATGATCTCGGCTATCGGCGTTTCCTACTTACTTCAAAATCTGGCTACCTATTTATTTACAGCCCTTCCAAAGGGATATCCGGAAATTCCGTTATTAAAGAAAATTTATCAGATCGGCGGTCTGTCCGCTTCTCTTGTTACATTCCTGACTCCAGTACTTACATTAATAATTGTATTTGGATTAATGGCTTTAATCAATCACACTAAAATCGGCATGGCTATGCGGGCCGTATCTAAGGATTACGAAACAGCGTCCTTAATGGGAATTAAAATCAACAGAATTATTTCTTTTACCTTTGCCGTAGGCTCTCTTTTGGCAGCGGTAGGTTCTATTCTTTATTTTACAGACCGTATGACTGTATTCCCCTTCTCCGGCTCCCTGCCAGGATTAAAGTGCTTTGTGGCCGCTGTGTTCGGCGGCATCGGAAGCATCCCCGGCGCAGTAATCGGAGGCTTTATTCTGGGACTTGGCGAAACTGCTTTGGTGGCTATGGGATACTCTACTTTCAGCGACGCGTTCACGTTTATTCTTTTAATTGTAATGCTTCTGATCCGTCCTACCGGACTGTTTGGTGAGAAGACAACTGACAAAGTGTGA
- a CDS encoding branched-chain amino acid ABC transporter permease, whose protein sequence is MKNTRTRNHILTIAALLAVIGATAFLQMNSAAYSYQISILERSAIYAVVAVSMNLLTGFTGLFSLGQAGFMAIGAYVVAILTIPVASRPSVYYVDGISDAIATVHTPFWVALILAGLVSAFVAALIGIPVLRLKSDYLAIATLGFSEIIRAFIAAPQFNRITNGSYGLKNIPGFPNLFVAFGLCALCILLMVLLIRSSFGRAFKAIREDEIAAESMGINLFRYKELSFIISSFFTGVGGGLLAMFMRSIDSKTFSITLTYDILLIVVLGGIGSVTGSVIGAFLVTAGREWLRFFDNPLTIGGIEIPLFRSGFRMVIFSILLMVVVLFYRKGIMGSNEFSWNGLGRLIKSIPARLKKKAKKTGGAE, encoded by the coding sequence ATGAAAAACACAAGAACAAGAAACCATATCCTGACTATTGCAGCCCTTTTAGCCGTTATAGGCGCAACTGCGTTTCTGCAAATGAACTCTGCGGCCTACAGCTATCAGATTTCTATTTTAGAGAGAAGCGCCATTTATGCTGTTGTAGCTGTTTCTATGAACCTGCTTACAGGTTTTACAGGGCTTTTTTCCCTGGGCCAGGCCGGATTTATGGCGATCGGCGCATATGTAGTGGCGATTCTCACTATACCTGTAGCCAGCAGACCAAGCGTTTATTACGTAGACGGCATCTCTGATGCCATTGCCACAGTACATACTCCCTTCTGGGTAGCCTTAATTCTGGCAGGACTTGTTTCCGCCTTTGTGGCAGCCTTAATCGGAATCCCTGTACTTCGTTTAAAAAGCGATTATCTTGCTATTGCAACCCTTGGATTTTCTGAGATTATCAGGGCTTTTATTGCAGCCCCTCAATTTAACAGAATCACCAATGGCTCCTATGGCTTAAAAAATATTCCCGGTTTTCCTAATTTATTTGTTGCTTTCGGTCTGTGCGCCTTATGTATTCTCCTAATGGTGCTTTTAATCCGGTCTTCCTTTGGCCGCGCCTTTAAGGCTATACGGGAGGATGAAATTGCGGCAGAATCTATGGGCATTAACTTATTCCGCTATAAAGAGCTTTCCTTTATTATTTCCTCCTTTTTTACCGGTGTGGGAGGCGGACTTTTGGCAATGTTTATGCGCTCCATTGATTCCAAAACATTTTCCATCACCTTAACCTACGACATTCTCCTTATTGTTGTTTTAGGAGGAATCGGCAGTGTAACAGGAAGCGTTATCGGAGCGTTTTTAGTTACTGCCGGCCGGGAATGGTTAAGATTTTTCGACAATCCCCTTACCATCGGCGGCATAGAGATCCCTCTTTTCCGCTCCGGCTTCCGTATGGTTATTTTCTCTATTCTGCTTATGGTTGTAGTATTGTTTTACAGAAAGGGAATTATGGGCAGCAATGAATTTTCCTGGAACGGGCTTGGACGGCTGATAAAAAGCATTCCTGCCAGGCTCAAAAAAAAGGCAAAGAAAACAGGAGGGGCAGAATAA
- a CDS encoding ABC transporter ATP-binding protein, whose translation MADNILHMEDVTMQFGGVVAVNGLTLDINQGEIVALIGPNGAGKTTAFNCVTGIYEPTYGKVDFQGKTILANTPQGKMKRFYAGDVPAKPIPHIENTPDQITKLGIARTFQNIRLFGNLTVFDNVLIAKHMRARQNVFSATLGLNYKEERRMRQETMELLEMQGLAHLKDEVASSLPYGLQRRLEIARALATRPSLLLLDEPAAGMNPQETQELTDFIKQIKEDYHLSIFMIEHHMDLVMQISDRIYVLDFGKLIAQGTPEEIQNNERVIEAYLGVSDDAED comes from the coding sequence ATGGCAGACAATATTTTACATATGGAAGACGTTACCATGCAGTTTGGCGGCGTCGTTGCCGTTAACGGTCTGACTTTAGACATAAATCAAGGGGAAATTGTAGCCCTGATCGGACCTAACGGCGCCGGAAAAACAACTGCTTTTAACTGTGTAACAGGAATTTACGAGCCTACCTACGGCAAAGTTGATTTCCAGGGAAAAACCATACTTGCAAATACGCCTCAGGGAAAAATGAAACGCTTTTATGCCGGAGACGTACCTGCAAAACCGATTCCCCATATAGAAAACACTCCTGACCAAATTACGAAACTGGGCATCGCCAGAACCTTCCAGAATATTCGTTTATTCGGAAATCTGACTGTGTTTGACAATGTGCTTATTGCCAAGCATATGAGAGCCCGTCAAAACGTTTTCTCCGCCACTTTAGGTCTGAATTATAAGGAGGAACGGCGTATGCGCCAGGAAACTATGGAGCTTTTAGAGATGCAGGGCCTGGCCCATCTAAAAGATGAAGTAGCTTCCTCCCTGCCCTACGGCCTGCAGCGCCGGCTGGAGATTGCCAGAGCTTTGGCCACCCGTCCCTCCCTGCTTTTATTAGATGAGCCGGCGGCGGGAATGAATCCTCAGGAAACTCAGGAGCTTACTGATTTTATTAAACAGATCAAGGAAGATTACCATTTATCAATATTTATGATTGAACATCACATGGATCTTGTTATGCAGATTTCTGACAGAATATATGTTTTGGACTTTGGCAAGCTGATTGCCCAGGGCACTCCTGAGGAAATCCAGAATAATGAACGTGTAATAGAAGCATATCTGGGGGTGAGCGACGATGCTGAAGATTGA
- a CDS encoding ABC transporter ATP-binding protein encodes MLKIDNLRVNYGGIEAVKGISFEVPDKSIVTLIGANGAGKSTTLRSIVGLVKPAFGSITFDGEEITKKDTPYIISKGITLVPEGRRVFPDLTVLENIKIGAYLRNDSLEDDIEWVYSLFPRLKERSWQLSGTLSGGEQQMLAVARALMGRPKLLMMDEPSLGLAPLIVKDIFSIIKEINKHGVTVLLIEQNANMALHTADIGYVLETGKITMTGSGKELLADESVKAAYLGKKK; translated from the coding sequence ATGCTGAAGATTGACAATTTGCGTGTAAATTACGGCGGTATTGAGGCAGTAAAGGGCATTTCCTTTGAAGTTCCTGACAAAAGTATTGTAACTCTTATTGGAGCCAACGGCGCCGGAAAAAGTACTACTCTCCGCTCTATTGTAGGCCTTGTAAAGCCGGCCTTCGGCTCTATTACATTTGACGGGGAAGAGATTACAAAAAAGGATACTCCTTATATTATTTCTAAGGGCATTACCTTAGTTCCGGAGGGGCGCCGTGTATTTCCGGACTTAACTGTACTGGAAAATATTAAAATCGGGGCTTATTTAAGAAATGATTCCCTGGAGGACGACATTGAATGGGTGTATTCTCTGTTCCCCAGACTGAAAGAAAGAAGCTGGCAGCTTTCCGGCACGCTCTCCGGCGGCGAGCAGCAGATGTTGGCTGTAGCCAGGGCTTTAATGGGCCGTCCTAAGCTGTTAATGATGGATGAGCCGTCTCTGGGGCTGGCTCCTTTAATTGTAAAGGACATTTTTTCTATTATTAAAGAGATTAATAAGCACGGAGTAACTGTTCTTCTTATTGAGCAGAATGCCAACATGGCTCTTCACACGGCAGATATTGGCTATGTGCTGGAAACCGGAAAAATCACTATGACAGGCTCCGGAAAAGAGCTTTTAGCAGACGAATCTGTAAAAGCCGCTTACCTGGGAAAGAAAAAGTAA
- a CDS encoding xylulokinase: MGNKDLLLGIDIGTTGTKCSVYDFSGNKVASAYREYPMLHPRENWTEQEPLQWWKAVQRNLKEIFQNQGIENTRIAVVGISSTNAIVFVDKEGTPLYNAISLHDQRSGEQVKWLKENIGEEVVRRSAKNRIANGSFCLPNVRWMIENRPDIVKKSYKVLVPCGYLIQKLTGEFSINRSRMSLTLMSNIYTGQWETEIVKKTGLPLRLLPKPYHSTDIVGGVTKKAAQLTGLLPGTPVTAGVIDTVAATIGAGAVQKGDFALTIGSSGRLCCISSQPFQDQRLLNIYGAFPGQYIGVQSTNNAGVSLRWFRDVFGKAVADEAAAAGKDLYTYLNIEAAKAPVGAGGTIWLPYLAGEQSPIWNPEARGVFFNIGLGTNYSSFVRAVLEGVAFSQRDCLDVVLSNSLKPDIIPLGGGAANSPLWCQIFADVLNIPVSSLTSNETETLGDIIIAAQAVGIKEIPLDFGKKLAKTGCVFHPIAEHAAVYDKQFKKYKELYKTLKPLF; encoded by the coding sequence ATGGGAAATAAAGACTTACTATTAGGAATTGATATAGGAACAACAGGAACAAAATGTTCTGTATATGATTTCTCAGGCAATAAAGTAGCTTCTGCATATAGAGAATATCCTATGCTTCACCCCAGAGAAAACTGGACGGAGCAGGAGCCTTTACAGTGGTGGAAGGCAGTGCAGAGAAACCTGAAGGAAATTTTTCAAAACCAGGGAATTGAAAACACCCGGATTGCAGTTGTGGGGATCAGCAGCACAAACGCCATAGTGTTTGTAGATAAAGAGGGAACGCCTTTATATAATGCCATTAGTCTCCACGACCAGAGAAGTGGGGAGCAGGTAAAATGGCTGAAGGAAAATATAGGGGAGGAGGTTGTGCGCCGCTCCGCCAAAAACCGCATTGCCAACGGCTCCTTCTGCCTTCCTAATGTCAGGTGGATGATTGAAAATCGTCCTGACATAGTGAAAAAATCATATAAGGTTTTAGTTCCCTGCGGATATTTAATACAGAAATTAACAGGAGAATTTTCCATTAACAGGTCCAGGATGAGTCTGACCTTAATGTCCAATATATATACAGGGCAGTGGGAAACTGAGATTGTTAAAAAAACAGGTCTGCCTTTAAGACTGTTGCCAAAACCTTACCATTCTACAGATATTGTAGGAGGGGTGACAAAAAAAGCGGCGCAGCTGACAGGACTTTTACCGGGGACTCCTGTTACTGCCGGGGTAATTGATACAGTGGCCGCCACTATAGGAGCGGGAGCTGTGCAGAAAGGGGATTTCGCCCTTACTATAGGAAGCAGCGGAAGGCTGTGCTGCATTTCCTCGCAGCCTTTTCAAGATCAGCGGCTTTTGAATATATATGGGGCGTTTCCCGGCCAATACATTGGGGTGCAATCTACAAATAATGCAGGTGTATCTTTAAGATGGTTCAGGGATGTTTTTGGAAAGGCAGTGGCAGATGAGGCCGCCGCTGCAGGAAAAGATTTATATACTTATTTAAATATAGAGGCCGCCAAAGCCCCTGTAGGAGCCGGGGGCACCATATGGCTGCCCTACCTTGCCGGAGAACAAAGTCCTATATGGAATCCGGAGGCAAGGGGAGTGTTCTTCAACATTGGCCTGGGAACGAATTACAGCTCTTTTGTAAGAGCTGTGCTGGAGGGAGTTGCATTCTCCCAGAGAGATTGTCTGGATGTAGTACTTTCCAATTCCCTAAAGCCGGACATTATTCCTCTGGGGGGAGGAGCGGCCAACAGTCCCCTGTGGTGCCAGATTTTTGCTGATGTTTTAAACATTCCTGTAAGCAGTCTGACGTCCAATGAAACAGAAACTCTGGGGGACATTATAATTGCCGCTCAGGCGGTGGGAATAAAGGAAATTCCTTTAGACTTCGGAAAGAAGCTGGCAAAAACAGGCTGCGTCTTTCATCCCATTGCAGAACACGCCGCTGTATATGATAAGCAATTTAAGAAATATAAGGAACTATATAAAACATTAAAGCCGCTGTTTTAA
- a CDS encoding class II aldolase/adducin family protein, with the protein MDRNLEEKLQDLIRVSHKAYEKGFTGGSGGNVSIRYGEKFYISCTGTFLGSLVEEDFTCIDMDGTVVKGGRPSKEFIMHLECYKKRPDIQCIFHLHPLYSIAATCRQEIDYSCGLPVYTPGYALRVNKIPVIPYFMPGSLKLAQEVARLLENQNCVLLKNHGVVAVGREPEAVFGIAEEIEENAHITMILGNGGYPMTQEQIQEIRDAGGIYGK; encoded by the coding sequence ATGGATAGAAATTTAGAGGAAAAATTGCAGGATTTAATAAGAGTAAGTCATAAGGCCTATGAAAAAGGATTTACAGGAGGCAGCGGAGGAAACGTAAGTATACGTTATGGGGAGAAATTTTATATTTCCTGTACAGGAACCTTTTTAGGAAGCTTAGTTGAAGAGGACTTTACATGTATAGATATGGATGGAACTGTTGTCAAAGGTGGAAGGCCTTCTAAAGAGTTTATCATGCATTTAGAATGTTATAAAAAAAGGCCGGATATTCAGTGCATTTTTCATCTTCATCCTCTTTACAGCATTGCGGCTACCTGCAGACAGGAAATCGACTATTCCTGCGGCCTGCCTGTGTATACGCCAGGGTATGCTTTGCGGGTAAATAAGATTCCTGTTATTCCTTATTTTATGCCGGGAAGTTTAAAGCTGGCTCAGGAAGTGGCCCGGCTTCTGGAAAATCAAAACTGCGTGCTCTTAAAAAATCACGGAGTGGTGGCAGTGGGAAGGGAGCCGGAGGCTGTATTTGGCATTGCGGAGGAAATAGAGGAAAACGCTCATATTACAATGATTTTAGGAAATGGCGGCTATCCTATGACCCAGGAACAGATTCAGGAAATCAGAGACGCCGGAGGAATCTATGGGAAATAA
- a CDS encoding TRAP transporter large permease: MSTGLIILFVVLGICLLIGVPVGFSIGISCMSLLLVNGYPPLEIVVQRAASGARSFNMMAMPMFIFAGSLMVYGSTPRLMRFANMLLRKMPGGLGATALAACGFFGAVSGSGVASAAAIGKIIGPEMLEQKYPRGLTVGLIAAGGTMACIIPPSIIMVVYASSSGAAVGDMFLSGFIPGLLCILCLIGLNTFFAIKRGNKEKVEVITYTPQERLKITLDAILPLLMPILILGGVFAGICTATEASVVAVIYSFILAVFVYKELTFKEFYKVAADSVVNTGCIMLIMSMATPFGWIMSIQNVPTLFADRLLSVTSSRFLIFALMFLLLMLLGTFMETVCIIILVTPILLPIAQSLGMGTVHFGVAMLMALMVGSLTPPLSVNLFTACRVLNVRYDEAFPDTLWVILTVTFCALLTFIFPGITEFIPSILK, encoded by the coding sequence ATGAGTACTGGTCTGATTATATTATTTGTAGTTTTAGGAATCTGTTTATTAATTGGCGTTCCCGTAGGCTTTTCTATTGGAATCAGCTGTATGTCTCTTTTGCTGGTAAATGGCTATCCGCCTTTAGAGATTGTAGTTCAGAGAGCTGCCAGCGGCGCCAGGTCCTTTAATATGATGGCTATGCCTATGTTCATATTTGCCGGATCATTAATGGTTTACGGAAGCACGCCCAGGCTTATGCGGTTCGCCAATATGCTGCTGCGGAAAATGCCGGGAGGTTTGGGAGCTACAGCCTTGGCTGCATGTGGATTTTTTGGAGCCGTATCTGGTTCAGGTGTTGCCAGCGCGGCGGCCATAGGAAAAATTATAGGTCCTGAGATGCTGGAGCAGAAATATCCAAGAGGCTTAACTGTAGGCTTAATTGCCGCAGGAGGCACTATGGCCTGCATTATTCCCCCAAGTATTATTATGGTTGTTTACGCCTCCTCCTCAGGAGCCGCAGTGGGAGATATGTTTTTAAGCGGTTTTATTCCAGGGCTTCTCTGTATTCTCTGCCTGATTGGCTTAAATACTTTTTTTGCAATAAAAAGAGGGAATAAAGAGAAGGTGGAAGTAATTACATATACGCCACAGGAAAGACTGAAAATTACTTTGGACGCCATTCTTCCTCTCTTGATGCCGATTTTAATTCTGGGAGGCGTGTTTGCAGGCATTTGCACAGCTACAGAGGCTTCCGTAGTAGCTGTTATTTACTCCTTTATACTGGCCGTGTTTGTTTATAAAGAGCTGACCTTTAAAGAATTTTATAAGGTGGCGGCGGACAGTGTGGTAAATACAGGCTGTATTATGCTGATTATGTCTATGGCGACTCCCTTTGGCTGGATTATGTCTATACAAAACGTGCCCACGCTGTTTGCAGACCGGCTTTTATCTGTTACGTCCAGCAGATTTTTAATATTTGCTTTAATGTTCCTTTTGCTGATGCTGTTAGGAACCTTTATGGAAACTGTATGTATTATTATTCTGGTAACTCCTATCCTTTTGCCGATTGCTCAAAGCTTGGGAATGGGAACCGTACATTTTGGCGTGGCTATGCTTATGGCATTAATGGTAGGCTCTTTAACGCCTCCTCTTTCAGTTAATTTATTTACGGCCTGCCGGGTTTTAAATGTGCGGTATGACGAGGCCTTTCCAGATACGCTGTGGGTAATACTCACTGTAACCTTCTGCGCCTTGCTTACCTTTATATTTCCGGGAATCACAGAGTTTATACCGTCCATTTTAAAATAG
- a CDS encoding TRAP transporter small permease, producing the protein MIVKIADKIKFILRSLSCITICTLVIVTGLQVVNRYVFHKSFTWVEELGGMAMVYITYFGAAMATINNSNTRIDFFIHKLPRPLCQAFEILDDCICIGFLGVISCLSWKLAGSNMNALSAAMKIPLAVNYIGILLGCILMIGFYFIHLWVDIQKCKGLDMSSIEEALNR; encoded by the coding sequence ATGATAGTAAAAATAGCGGACAAAATTAAATTTATTCTCAGAAGTTTAAGCTGTATTACTATCTGTACACTTGTAATTGTTACAGGACTGCAGGTGGTGAACCGATATGTATTTCACAAGTCCTTTACCTGGGTAGAAGAGCTGGGGGGAATGGCCATGGTGTATATTACTTACTTTGGAGCTGCAATGGCAACGATTAATAACAGTAATACCCGGATTGACTTTTTCATACATAAGCTGCCCAGACCTTTATGCCAGGCCTTTGAAATTCTGGATGATTGTATTTGTATTGGATTTTTAGGCGTAATCAGCTGTTTATCATGGAAATTGGCGGGAAGTAATATGAACGCCTTATCAGCCGCCATGAAAATCCCCCTGGCTGTAAATTATATAGGTATTTTGCTGGGGTGTATATTGATGATAGGATTTTATTTTATTCACTTATGGGTAGATATTCAGAAATGTAAAGGCTTGGACATGAGCAGTATAGAGGAGGCGCTGAATAGATAA